One genomic region from Conexibacter woesei Iso977N encodes:
- a CDS encoding cupin domain-containing protein, which produces MELTIFEEHQMANHITAADAPRFGQDGFDMTGLAAPSRGCSTLSTWRIRAQPGAASPVHRLTSDEAFVVVRGELTATLDGQDVVVRAGDSLSVPPGVDFRIANRSAEPFEAIASMAAGGQATVGDGAPFTPPWAA; this is translated from the coding sequence TTGGAACTGACGATCTTCGAGGAGCACCAGATGGCGAACCACATCACCGCGGCCGACGCGCCGCGCTTCGGGCAGGACGGCTTCGACATGACCGGCCTCGCCGCGCCCAGCCGCGGCTGCAGCACGCTGAGCACGTGGAGGATCAGGGCCCAGCCGGGCGCCGCGTCGCCCGTGCACCGGCTGACGAGTGACGAGGCGTTCGTCGTCGTGCGCGGCGAGCTGACCGCGACGCTCGACGGCCAGGACGTCGTGGTCCGGGCGGGCGACAGCCTCTCGGTCCCGCCCGGCGTCGACTTCCGGATCGCCAACCGCAGCGCCGAGCCGTTCGAGGCGATCGCCTCGATGGCCGCCGGCGGCCAGGCGACCGTCGGCGACGGCGCGCCCTTCACGCCGCCCTGGGCCGCGTAA
- a CDS encoding SIR2 family NAD-dependent protein deacylase: MSASSSAAVDHERVERLAALIREAESVVALTGAGISVPSGIPDFRSPGTGLWENVNPMEVAHIDAWRADPERFWHFYGNRFQTLEGKEPNGAHRALVELEARGKLDAIITQNIDRLHKRAGSSRLIEVHGSIDTSSCLTCGTAYPIAEVRERLEHSAISVPECDCGEPLKPDVVLFGEWLPTGALEEAYGLAAGADVLLCIGSSLEVHPIAQLPSVTRQTGGAVAVITAGPTPWDARAAVKLDGDVVAELEALVAAL; this comes from the coding sequence GTGAGCGCTTCGTCGTCCGCCGCCGTCGACCACGAGCGCGTCGAGCGGCTCGCCGCCCTGATCCGGGAGGCCGAGTCGGTCGTCGCGCTCACCGGTGCCGGGATCTCGGTGCCGTCCGGGATCCCGGACTTCCGCTCGCCCGGCACCGGGCTGTGGGAGAACGTGAACCCGATGGAGGTCGCGCACATCGACGCGTGGCGCGCGGATCCGGAGCGGTTCTGGCACTTCTACGGCAACCGCTTCCAGACGCTGGAGGGCAAGGAGCCCAACGGCGCGCACCGCGCGCTGGTCGAGCTGGAGGCGCGCGGCAAGCTCGACGCGATCATCACGCAGAACATCGACCGCCTGCACAAGCGCGCGGGGTCGTCGCGGCTGATCGAGGTGCACGGGTCGATCGACACGTCGTCGTGCCTGACGTGCGGGACGGCGTACCCGATCGCCGAGGTGCGCGAGCGGCTGGAGCACTCCGCGATCTCGGTCCCGGAGTGCGACTGCGGCGAGCCGTTGAAGCCCGACGTCGTGCTGTTCGGCGAGTGGCTGCCGACGGGTGCGCTGGAGGAGGCCTACGGGCTGGCCGCGGGCGCCGACGTGCTGCTGTGCATCGGCTCGTCGCTGGAGGTGCACCCGATCGCGCAGCTGCCGTCGGTGACGCGCCAGACCGGCGGGGCGGTCGCGGTGATCACCGCGGGGCCGACGCCGTGGGACGCGCGCGCCGCGGTCAAGCTCGACGGCGACGTGGTGGCCGAGCTGGAGGCGCTGGTCGCAGCGCTGTAG